CCTTGTATATCGAACTTTTTACGACGCCGTCCATTTTTGAAAGGGGCTTTTTATGAAGAAAAAACCAGCTGACGCATGTCGGGTCATGTTTATCGTTTTGATCGTCTGGGCCGCGGCGGCCGTTTTCCTGAATCCGGCCCCGGTTTTCGCAAAGCGGGATTATATTGATATCGACAACCCCCTGCTCAGGAAGATTCCGCTGGCCATTCCCCTTTGCGTTCCCATGTCCGGCTCCGCCGACGAGCTGGACATGTCGCGCATTCTGACCGATTTTTTTGTCAACACCCTGAGATTGACGGGGTATTTCATGATCATTGATCCCGAATCCCTGGAGGCCTCGGCCCTGGGGCCCCAGAGACCGGCCCGGAAAATCGTTCTGGCCCATCGGGATTTCCCGGACTGGCTCCAAAGCGGGGCCGAGCTTCTGGTCACATGCGGGATTTCTATCAAAAACGATATGATGGACATGGAGCTTCGGCTCTATGACATTTATCGAAAAACGCTTCTGATGGGCAAGCGATACCGGGGTCATAAAAAAGATTACCGAAAAATGGCGCTGCGCTTCTGCGGCGATCTGGCCTTTATCCTCACGGGAAGCCGCTGGCTTTTTGAAACGAAAATCGCCTTTGTCTCCACCAGCGCCGGGAAAAAAGAGGTGTACATATGCGAGTTTGACGGGCGCGATCCCACGCGTTTCAGCTTCGCAAACAGCATTGTTCTGTCCCCGTCGTGGTCTTCCGACGGCCGCTGGCTGGCCTACACCTCCTACATGGCCGGCAGGCCGGACATTTATGTCCGAAATTTGAAACACAAAGGCGGCTCCGTGATATCCAGAAAGGGAATCAACGCCTTCCCGGACTGGTTCCCGGGTCGATTCGCCTTTGCCGCCACTCTGTCGTATTCCGGGGATCCTGAAATTTATTTGTTGACCGGGGATGGGAAAATTGTTAAAAGATTGACATATTCAAAAGGGATTGATGTGTCGCCGTCATGGTCCCCGGACGGGAAACATCTCGCCTTTGTGTCCGACCGCTCCGGGACGCCCCAGGTGTATGTCAAGAACATGGCCTCAAACCAGGTGAGACGATTGACCTTCGACGGCGCCTACAACGCGTCCCCGGACTGGTCTCCAAAGGGCGACAGGATCGCTTTTTCGGGGGTGAAAGACGGTCGGTTTCATATTTTTGTCATTGGCGCCGGCGGCGGAAAAGCCATTCAGCTTACGCGCGGCTCCGGAAACAACGAATCGCCCTCATGGTCCCCCAACGCGAGCCATATCGCCTTTAGCTCTTCGCGTTCGGGGGCTTATCGGATATACGTGATGACGGCGTCTGGAAACGGTCAGCACCGTCTGACGCTTTTGCCGGGCGAGCAGACCGACCCTGAGTGGTCGCCTGTGATAAAAAAAAGATAAGAAAATTAAGGAAAACAAAATAGAGGAGGAAAGGGAAAATGCGAAAAAAGTTTTTGATTGGCCTGTCTCTTACTTTTATCATTCCGGGGCTTGTGATGGCCCTTGCTTCGTGCGCGGGGAAAATGGGAGATCGCAGTTCCGGGATGAGCCAGCCGGCCATGTCCCAGTCGGAAGAGGGGACGATGGCGGCGGAAGAACAGCCGGCTGTGGCGGAAGAGACGGCGGCTGAGACGGACACGGCCGTTTCCGAGCGGGAGGCGGAGGCGGACTTCCGTGAGGCCACGACCCCGACTCCCCTGACCCGGGAACAGATCGCGGCCATGGCCAT
The DNA window shown above is from Candidatus Desulfarcum epimagneticum and carries:
- the tolB gene encoding Tol-Pal system protein TolB; protein product: MFIVLIVWAAAAVFLNPAPVFAKRDYIDIDNPLLRKIPLAIPLCVPMSGSADELDMSRILTDFFVNTLRLTGYFMIIDPESLEASALGPQRPARKIVLAHRDFPDWLQSGAELLVTCGISIKNDMMDMELRLYDIYRKTLLMGKRYRGHKKDYRKMALRFCGDLAFILTGSRWLFETKIAFVSTSAGKKEVYICEFDGRDPTRFSFANSIVLSPSWSSDGRWLAYTSYMAGRPDIYVRNLKHKGGSVISRKGINAFPDWFPGRFAFAATLSYSGDPEIYLLTGDGKIVKRLTYSKGIDVSPSWSPDGKHLAFVSDRSGTPQVYVKNMASNQVRRLTFDGAYNASPDWSPKGDRIAFSGVKDGRFHIFVIGAGGGKAIQLTRGSGNNESPSWSPNASHIAFSSSRSGAYRIYVMTASGNGQHRLTLLPGEQTDPEWSPVIKKR